ACGACGAAGAGTCGTTCGTCAAGCCGTTCATACCCAACCGTGCGCAGCGCCGTTTCATCAAGCGCCTGTGGCACCGCAACATCATCTTGAAGGCCCGCCAACTGGGCTTCACGACCCTGATTGCCATCCTGTGGCTGGATCACGCCCTGTTCAACGGGAATCAGCGCTGCGGGATGATCGCCCAGGACCGGGAGACGGCTGAATCCATCTTCCGGGACAAGGTGATCTTTGCCTACGACCACCTGCCCGAGGAAATCCGCGAGCGCTTCCCACTGGCCCGCGCGAGCACGAAGGAGATCCGATTCGCGCACAACAACTCCAGCATGCGCGTGGCCACCAGCGTGCGGGGCGGCACGATCCACCGGCTGCACGTGTCCGAGTTCGGGAAGATTTGCGCCAAGTTCCCGCACAAGGCCAAGGAGGTGATGACGGGCTCCATCCCTGCGGTGCCGTTGTCCGGCATCCTGGTGATCGAGTCCACCGCCGAAGGGGCGAACGGTGAGTTCTACGAGCTGTGCACGCGGGCCGAGGCGCTGCACCACGCCCACCAGAGGCTCACGGAGCGGGACTACCGATTCCACTTCTATGCCTGGTGGCAGGAGCCCAGCTACCGCATGGACGCGAGCGCGGTGGTGGTGTCGGACGCCCTGCACAAATACTTCGATGACATCGAGGTGGAGGCCGGTACCACCCTGGACATGGAGCAGCGGGCCTGGTACGCGGCGACCCAGGCCGCCGACTTCCCGGGGCGCGAAGAGCGCATGTGGCAGGAGTACCCATCCACCCCGCGCGAGGCCTTCCAGCAGTCCACCGAGGGCCACTACCTCACCAAGGCCATCACCGAGCTGACCAAGCGCGGCGGCATCACCGCCGTGCCGATGCTGGATCTGCCCGTTTACACGTTCTGGGACATCGGCAACAGCGACGGGTGCGCCATCTGGTTTGCCCAGCAGCTGCGCGGCGAAGACCGCTTCATCAACTACTACGAAGAGCACGACGA
Above is a window of Acidovorax sp. KKS102 DNA encoding:
- a CDS encoding terminase is translated as MAKAPQVQHEEEDENVWVAGPGDESSGLDTKIWPHEPRDLKRVRVLPSVRMPTDAEELERCLADPEWRLFSGALYQIIIKGENDEESFVKPFIPNRAQRRFIKRLWHRNIILKARQLGFTTLIAILWLDHALFNGNQRCGMIAQDRETAESIFRDKVIFAYDHLPEEIRERFPLARASTKEIRFAHNNSSMRVATSVRGGTIHRLHVSEFGKICAKFPHKAKEVMTGSIPAVPLSGILVIESTAEGANGEFYELCTRAEALHHAHQRLTERDYRFHFYAWWQEPSYRMDASAVVVSDALHKYFDDIEVEAGTTLDMEQRAWYAATQAADFPGREERMWQEYPSTPREAFQQSTEGHYLTKAITELTKRGGITAVPMLDLPVYTFWDIGNSDGCAIWFAQQLRGEDRFINYYEEHDEDLRHYVRHLQGLGYVFGKHFLPHDADHKRLGDTNRSTKQQLQQLMPGHKFVIVPRVTQLITGVNTLRKHMRGAWFDKDACAFGMERLRGYRKKYSMALAKFLDEPDKSNGCTEGADALRQWAQAKESGLYQPSDDGYGTDDEFVMPPAPDWRT